The Ziziphus jujuba cultivar Dongzao chromosome 1, ASM3175591v1 genome segment aaataaatagtttttagccacaacaattaattttaactaattttaactGTAAAGATTGTTATTGCTGAGAGTAGGGTTAAAAACTTTTAGCCACAAGATATTGTGACAAAATACTTTTAAACAAAGGAGTTATTGGGCACAATCTGATAACAGCTTTAATTATAACCAAAAACATTTACCCATCAAATATAAATCTTTAACCACTAATTTTTGTTGTGGCCAATACTTTGTTTCTTCATAGTGCATGTGGCTAAACAATTTGGTTCCATAACAGATTTTATTACTTAAGTTAATTTATTCGActcatcaaaattaattaaatagaccGCAAATATAAGAGTATAATTTCTTGccaaaagaaaacacaaatattttttttttaatatataaaaaatagaccttttgaaattatgtgAATTATccattttaatagttaaaatgaATAACAATTCATTTCCCTACCTGTTTCGAATCCTTCATATGGTCATTTCCAACTGTCttctcaaataataattttaagtttgaattcccataaaataaaaagagaaaaacaaaatatatatatatatatatatatagaagattaATGTTTcaaaaagggccaaaaaaaaaaaaaaagtctagaaGATTTAGGCGTGATCCTTAAAAAGGTATATATCCTTTCTTTCTTATAAACATTATGTGCTAGAAATTGCATATTCATACACAACACATGAACTCGACTGCACTGTTTGAGAAATTTACTGGGCTGTTTCTGAGGGACAGCTAAAATCAAGCTTATAGATTATGTAAATAAAGTGCTTGTTACAAAACTAGTTCGAAAATGCTAACAAGTCTGTTCATAAATTGTATAACCACATTTTATTACTTCGTCAAAATGCCATTATCTGGCTGAGGACGTCCAGTTTATGTGAAACATATGCAACCTAGTTATATATATCAGATTTATATAAGAAAGGTAATAGGGTAGTGAAACATAAGAAAGGTAATAGGGTAgtgattttcaaatttcagaATATCAGAATCCGACAGTACGTAATTATACCTCTTTTTTGGTCGGGACATTACCTACTATCAAATAAAAGAACATGCCCAACCGGACACATCATATAACccaaacaaaactaaaaacagatttttttttttttaacatatatatatatatatatatgtgtgtatgtatataggTTAACCTGCCAAATCAAAATGACTTTTCCTTTCACAACTTTGTCTAGACTTTAGATTAATCCAACCTTTGTATCTCTTATATCTTTATATGTTATACATTTGATCATAAtttgttttctgtttgtttttttcccctcaaaacACATAATTCGAAACATTTACCAAAAACATAAGGACATGTCGTTcgtataatatattaatataatgaaCGGCATCttcttatatattaatattttttccatcaaacaaataaaggaaacccgttttttcaagtaagagattaaaataaaacaaatcgaATGGCACAATGGCACATGGCACATGGTTTCGTTAGGCCGTACATTAAATTTTGTTGTCTAACAAGAGAGATATACTATTCTCCCGTAAACTCCAAGTGCACATGCTAGATCTAGATGATTtggttatatacatatattatacgTATGTATCCTGAGAGGCTGAGAGACAAGACAAATGacttataatgaaatatataaaacatgttttatatatatatatatatatgcatgcatatatagCTGTATTATAGAGGGTCGATCGTCAGGAATATATATAGGCTAGCTATTGCTTGTTGTCTGCTTGTAAGGTATATTAGTCAATGGTCAATGATTGTTTGTGTATTTTATGTTCTAtgctatatattttttgtaacttgtcattttttaattggggataaaatattatttcatatttgaaaataaaagaaaaaaataagaacaaattaaaaaataataccagACAGAGAATTTAAGATGGAAATTTGTTCACTAATTGATTTTTACTTCTTCAGAAAAGAACCTTGAAAAGAACCATTGATTTTGAATAAGACAGAATTCAGGTTAGTTAGCTATGTAATTTGATAACGATTAATAAGGCACCAGCTAGATGCGTCATATTGTAAGATTCCTTCAGATAAATTGCCCAAGAAACTGGACAAGTTAACATATATGCTTTATGTCATATTTGTGCATGTTCAAATTAACAGCGGCTTCTTTCATGACTATTAATCGTGAAGAAAGATCTTTTTCTTGTAATAGTGATATTCCATTATTATATTAATCTGTCAGTCTCTTATAATTTTGTccgtctaataaaattattattatagacCTAGCCATGAGGTCACCCCtttcaaatttgattaaaaaaaaaataaaaccatttaaaaattcTAAGGTCTCTCACAATCTTTAACGTATACACcaatattttctattaattCTATCTCTCAAGATATTTATTGTAGTacacaatataaaaaattattacttggTGTTTAATCTTAAATCTTATCAAGTTCCttaaatctaataaattaattttttgtcattaatttttgttaagttatcatcaaatattaattaattaattgttgaaAGTCAAGTTGAACCGGTGAAGAGCTTCTAGGAAACGTCCTCTAAAATGCTTTGatactttaaaatatatggaTCTTCATTCATCCATACTTTAATGACAATGTCCTTGATAAATGAGTTTGACAAACCGGCCATCATTACCTTTAATTGAAGATgataaaagggggaaaaaaaaaattaaaattttccttttctttatatGTAAATCTAtaaaacatgaaaaattatacaattgaataagaataacaaaaaaaaaaaaaaaacatttaactaATTAGTAGagttaatcaaaatttttgttggACGGTATTTGCAATTGTTTGTAAACTTTGATTAGTGCGCATGACGTACGCTCGCAAGTTGCATGATATTTATTATGTACACATTAATGCTCTAGTGTTAAGTGTTtggtacttttctttttttggtaaaaggaTCATTCATTGagagaaaaaacacaaaaacagaaCCTCCAGCAAAGAGGCTTACAAAACAAGGCCACAGCTAAGTAAATCCGAGGCCAAAATGTTAAGTGTTTGGTACTTGCTGACAAAGTTAAGGAGCATATtctaattaaaaagttaaactaACTCAAACTTGAATTAATTGAATTGAAGTAaactaaaaagtttaaaatgtaTAGAGCCTAGGAAAGGGTGGTTTAAGTGTCAAGACTCAAGTAGCTAGCTAGGCTGAAAATTGAGTTTTAAAAGtcccaagaaaaaaataaaaacttattgCATGCGGCCGAATAAACCGTATCTTGTAAGCATGATTATTCTAAAATTGCCGCTAATTGTGTTGTCTAACAGCTAGTGACAAaagctaatattattttttggacaaaaattcAGACTTTGAACCACCCCAACTTTTGTTTCCATTCTCTAATCCtaatattgaaaacaaaaaaaaaaaaaaaacaaaaaaacaaaaaaaaaaagaaaaagaaaaaagtagtaGTCATAAAATCATTGAAAATATCCTTCCAAGTTCAGGATGTTGTCATTTATAATGAATataatattgtcaaaaaaataaaataaaatttgctcTGTGCTCTTAAGGCATAGCTCTAGTCACATTAAAATTGtttaaagatataaaataataataataataaaatttaggaccCATAATATTTGTGACGAATTACGCGTTGTGTGGGTGTTTGCATTGAACGCAAAAGCTGATCTGCACCGATAGCAAAAAAATGGTGTATGCCAGGGATATACCTTAAGACAacgttttctatattttatttttagaataataTGAAACCAAACCTACCTAAAGTCCTAGGGATATTGTTATTTGCAACTAGAAGTATAAATTATTCTCGTATAAGTTTATTATCTGAATTTCCTTtacttattttaatatattatataatttagacTTGCATATAACTATTTTAAACATATATTCAATATTAGATATCAAAAGCATATACTGAGTAGTTAGTACCTACCTGAGTATATGATATATAGAATGTATTTGGTACTGTTGCTTACGCGTTCTAAGATAGATATTGGTAAAACGATAGATAGACAATGAGACAAAGATATTAACTCTTTCAAAACTAATATTAAATATGAGAGATATTATATTACAAGGTTTATCGATTTGTTGGTAAACACGAATTAACAAGAATTCCCATTTTTATTTAACTACATTCCACGTGATCAAAGTAAGAACCCattccttcttcctctcttctttttcatcgtctcattttttattttattttattttgtctctACTTTCAATTAGTGAGGTCATATAATTTCTTAGAGTGTTTGACCAGCCATGTACAAGTTGTAATATAAGTCAATGTTTTAATTTAAGGTTATATTTATTAAACCTGCCGTAACTAAACAACCAAGTtccattaatatataattaaaatcataaaatatataaggaTTAATTAAGTCAGATTAATATTGTCTCGTCCGTGCAAGACGTACGGTTACAAGTCAAAGAATTGTTGGTACTGTTTTAAGAAACTGACTGTTCcccttcaaaaaaaagaaaaaaaaaaaaagggaaaaaagaaactgACTCTTCaaatatactatactatataagATTCAAAGTTCATCAAATTAGTTCCATATAATTACCCCAATTAAGTGCAAACAACTCTCTCTTCCaattttgtttataatattGTATAGTACAGAGATGGTACtgaaaaattatgtatataaatacaccCACCATCGACATATCTTTCTTCGTGGTGAAATTTAAGAAAAGTTTGTCAATTTCTTTACACATATTAACCATAGAATATGCTTAATTAGTCAAAGATAATAATCACAATTAGAGAgaggaaaataatatataaaaaaactcCTACAGCCACCCTTATTATACTTTATTCGTCCGTGATGTATATGctataaacatttattttagAGAGACGGAAGAAAGAATTAAATTATGagataaaaaatagttaataataaaaatgaagtcAACAGAAACCTACTTCCGCATAGAGACAAAAAATCTTATGCTAGATTTCTGGTGGAAGCCGCCTCACagtacaaaacattatcaacaatattagaaaagaaattggatttgaaaaatggaaaaagattCGGGATAAGGTTGAGATTTCCTAATTTTTATAGAGATAATCTAATGACAATGTACATTTTtatgtgagattttgaatttgattagtaactttaataataataataaaaaaaaagatataagaACTATAGAGATTTAAATTTAGAACTTGAAAACATTAACTTTGTCacatatattatttacattttcaAGAAATTCTTGCCTCTCCAATATTTCTTTTCTAGTTCATGCATTTAGGTCCTTCATATCACTGTATAAACTAATATGAACATAAAATTGACAAGAAAGAAATGGGAGAATTTCCACTTGTATGTTGATTAAGGTCTATGACcctttatttttgttctagAAAATGACATTTccaagtaaaacaaaaaataataataataataataataataaataaatgaatgagaTGAGGAAAGCTCTATGATAGAAGGACAATTAAGTATATAAAAATCAATCCAAAGGTAGAAGACTTAGTGCAAACAAAGAGgaatattatattaaaggttTTAAACTCTAAATTATCTGAGAACCTAGTAGAGAATTAACTCTGGCATTATCTAGAGAAAATGAGCGCTTAACTTTTCAGTTGTTTTCTGAAAGATAAGGCCTTTTACTTGGTTGTTACAGAAAAGTTTGTATGGCCGTTGAGTTATTAGGATTTGATTAATGTAATGcatactatacatatatattatcatttacaataattttcctttttcctctagCTCCAAATGGTAGGTATAAGTGATTTGTCAAGTGAATCAGTTTTATTGGatgctataaatatatattttgcatacaTGAAATTAGTTTAAGTTGTTATTAAAATGGTCTTAATTGAAAGACACTGGCACAAGCATTATTTCGTTTTTATAATTTCTCTTGGGTTtgatttgcaaaaaaaaaaaaaaaaaaaaaaaatgttgtttgggctttttgtaatttaaagGGCACGCATTGTTGCTTGGGCTTTACTTGTAATTTAAAGGGTTAAGAGATTTGTAAGCCCAGAAGAAACAAATAGCCCCAAAACTCAATCATATATGCATTTGATTCAACAGGTGGTCAGTACAAGCCCTGATTTTGCCTAATAGTAAGTGAGCGAATGACTTGAGCCATACAGcctatataaaaagaaaaactcccTACAAAGAATAGCACCATAAGATATTGAGCATTATACTTTGTGGGGCAAGTAAATGAGTCACAAAACAAAGCCACGGAAGATTGAATTTGAGTATTGACTTTAATGACCACTCAATAAAGGGTATGTTATACACTCTTTAAGTCCACGTCTACATGTAAAAATAGGgtgtccaaataataataataagcatgtCAAGTTCTAGACCTGTGATTATAATCCGTTTCTTTAAAAAGATTCAAATCGGGTTAGAATCGGGTCAGTAGATAGTAAGAGAAATGATGATGTACATCTCCTGGTAAGTAACGGACATGTTCCAAATGTTTCCCTTTTGTAGTCTTTCTCAAAAGTGAGTGTTTGCGTTTGAGGGTTGAGTTGTCTTTGCTGTCTGGATTTGTGTCATTCAATAAATTCTCTCTCGTTGTTTTCTGCTTTTTTTCAGGTCGGCGTTTTGAGTATTTATCCTCAGCAATGGAAaagagaaggaaagaaagaaagagaatgagagaaagagaatgGCAATGGACCTAAGGCAGATTGTAGCTGCGCTTCTAACACTCTCTATGTTTTTAATGCTGGCTAACATGATCAAAAGAGACCATTTTGATTCTCTTCAAGTATGtcttattatatatgcatacaaacacacacacacacacacacacacacacacacacacacacacacacacacacacacagcttttctaatttgattctttGCTAATTTGctagtgaatatatatatatatatatatatatatatatattttttatgaagtATGAAGAGGCGATCCACGGTGATTAAAGATGTTATTAGTATAGTCTTTAACCGTtcgaaattataatatatacttttatttattcatttaattcatAATTTCTCAATTATATAGGagatttctatatttatttagcAATTATAtagcttttaaatatttttattctataaatatgaaaaagcaATTGGAGGGTGGTTAAACCTTGTCAGAATAGTTGTTATATGTTCGAAATGATGACAagtattcttaattattttttgttgaatcAATTTACTATTAAATTCACCATTTCTCAATCTTTTAGAagctatttttatttgttcagcGACAACTATATACTATTCTTGCAATATATAAGCAAGTTTTTGGAGCAATCAAAATGGTTatcaatttaatacaatattaaaCTCTCATTCTTTGTCTTCAAAGGGCGAAAAAGAATATTGCGCAAGGATTTTGAAGTTTCGATTGTGagggttattttttttttctttataacttatttttatattggtgataaagttaatattttttattgactTAATAGCAATATTGTTCTTAATTAATTGCAGATAAATCTTCCAGTAACATCAAGTGTAGAGAATGATGTTATAAAGGTGACAGAAAGAAGCCTTGCCAAATTACCAGTTGTGAGTAAAAGTCCTTGGAAGGAAGATCTTGAAGCAGCACCAAAACCCTGCTGGAGCAAGCCTGAAATATCAAGTGaagtttttggttttgttttttgtttagctaaaaaatgaagcttttgtttgtacactTTTGGATGACTTTCagttattttatgattaaacttgtccaaattttcaaaatagttCCTCATAgttctttcaaaatttcatttttagcaGAAATTGGTCAGCAGTCTAAAGGTTTCATCACATTCTCATTGACAGGTGGTCCTGAGTGTCATGCCTCACAGGTGTTTTCTGCAAACAAATCTTTTATTAGAGCTTTTACTCCTTCTGTTGGTCTCATAGCTTAATTTTAGGTTGATAGTTGGGCAAATTATATGGAAATTGGACAGAGacaccaaattatatataatctagGGTCAGATTGTTCGTGTTTTAGTAAATACtacctgcttttttttttttttttaatattataaatgtgAGTATTAGAAgagtaattttgttttcttcatgaGCATGGTTTTCACAGATTGCTGATGGAGTAGCAGTGGCAAGATATCTAGGAGCAACGCTTGTGCTTCCTAACATAGTCGCCATGGGAAGCAAACCAAGGGTGAGGAGGTAAGTGCTTGAAGTTGAaggaagaaataaaattttaaagtgtttcttctccttcaatatagttatcaaattttgtttttaatttttataattgaagGTACTTGGGAGATATTTATGATGTTGAAAAGATTCTCAATACCCTTGATGACATAGTTAGAGTGACAAAGTATCAGCCTAATGAACCAAATAAGGGAAAACTCATTAGGGTCCCTAGCAGAGTTTCTGGAAACTATATTGAACAGAACATTGCTCCAGTATTTAGGAAAAGAGGAAGTTCAAGGCTTGAAATCTACTGCCCTTCGGCGCAGATGATAGATGAAGAAAAGACCAAACATTTGGATTCATTTGCATG includes the following:
- the LOC107430756 gene encoding protein MANNAN SYNTHESIS-RELATED isoform X1 codes for the protein MAMDLRQIVAALLTLSMFLMLANMIKRDHFDSLQINLPVTSSVENDVIKVTERSLAKLPVVSKSPWKEDLEAAPKPCWSKPEISKIGQQSKGFITFSLTGGPECHASQIADGVAVARYLGATLVLPNIVAMGSKPRVRRYLGDIYDVEKILNTLDDIVRVTKYQPNEPNKGKLIRVPSRVSGNYIEQNIAPVFRKRGSSRLEIYCPSAQMIDEEKTKHLDSFACLTMFGTLQLQPELQQVVESVVNRLRNFSQKTNGKFVAVDLQKGCLGSAQGARKMCYHAEEVGKFLKKIGFDRDTTIYLTQSQWSSSLDSLGEFFPNTYTKESMLSADKKTKFLNSEISDMEKVIDFYICSQSDVFVPATFGLFYSTVAGMRIASGRNQILVPSQIMTSSVATEYVSPYISEKNHLAYSCCC
- the LOC107430756 gene encoding protein MANNAN SYNTHESIS-RELATED isoform X2, which gives rise to MAMDLRQIVAALLTLSMFLMLANMIKRDHFDSLQINLPVTSSVENDVIKVTERSLAKLPVVSKSPWKEDLEAAPKPCWSKPEISSGPECHASQIADGVAVARYLGATLVLPNIVAMGSKPRVRRYLGDIYDVEKILNTLDDIVRVTKYQPNEPNKGKLIRVPSRVSGNYIEQNIAPVFRKRGSSRLEIYCPSAQMIDEEKTKHLDSFACLTMFGTLQLQPELQQVVESVVNRLRNFSQKTNGKFVAVDLQKGCLGSAQGARKMCYHAEEVGKFLKKIGFDRDTTIYLTQSQWSSSLDSLGEFFPNTYTKESMLSADKKTKFLNSEISDMEKVIDFYICSQSDVFVPATFGLFYSTVAGMRIASGRNQILVPSQIMTSSVATEYVSPYISEKNHLAYSCCC